Proteins encoded in a region of the Devosia sp. RR2S18 genome:
- the msrA gene encoding peptide-methionine (S)-S-oxide reductase MsrA, protein MFFKSKPSTIPTAAEALPGREVEMVVAPQHFVNDQPLKGHYPEGAETIYLGLGCFWGAERLFWQLPGVIVTAVGYQGGSTPNPSYEEVCSGRTGHTEAVKVVYDPKVITLETLLKTFWEEHDPTQGMRQGNDVGTQYRSAIYTTTPEQAQVVVRSRDAYQAALRQRGLGQITTEIAQAGPFFYAETYHQQYLAKNPNGYCGLQGTGVSCPIGLGVTAAAE, encoded by the coding sequence ATGTTCTTCAAGTCAAAGCCATCCACCATTCCCACCGCCGCCGAGGCACTGCCCGGACGCGAAGTGGAAATGGTTGTTGCGCCGCAGCATTTTGTCAACGACCAGCCGCTCAAGGGGCACTATCCCGAGGGTGCCGAGACGATCTATCTCGGCCTTGGCTGCTTCTGGGGGGCCGAGAGGTTGTTCTGGCAGTTGCCAGGCGTGATAGTAACGGCGGTCGGCTATCAGGGTGGCTCGACGCCAAATCCAAGTTACGAAGAAGTCTGCTCGGGCCGAACCGGGCACACGGAAGCCGTCAAGGTGGTATATGACCCCAAGGTCATTACTCTGGAGACGCTGCTCAAGACGTTCTGGGAAGAGCATGACCCTACCCAAGGTATGCGGCAGGGTAATGACGTCGGCACGCAATATCGGTCGGCGATCTACACGACAACTCCTGAGCAGGCGCAAGTTGTGGTCAGAAGCCGCGATGCATATCAAGCGGCGTTGCGGCAGCGTGGACTTGGCCAGATCACCACCGAGATCGCTCAGGCTGGTCCTTTCTTCTATGCCGAGACCTATCATCAGCAATATCTGGCCAAAAATCCAAATGGCTATTGCGGCCTGCAGGGC
- a CDS encoding DUF6538 domain-containing protein, translated as MPSPYRHKDSGIFWLRVRVPADLVQIVGAREEKLSLRTRDPHQARAAFIEQMNKIEARWRSLRLGTTSLSHKDAVAIAGEDGQRERR; from the coding sequence ATGCCGTCGCCGTATCGACACAAGGATTCGGGCATATTCTGGTTGCGCGTCCGCGTTCCTGCGGACCTCGTCCAGATTGTCGGCGCCAGAGAAGAAAAGCTCAGTCTCAGAACAAGGGACCCTCACCAAGCACGAGCGGCATTCATCGAGCAGATGAACAAGATCGAAGCCCGGTGGCGCTCCTTGCGCCTTGGGACAACCTCGCTTTCTCACAAAGATGCCGTGGCCATCGCCGGGGAAGATGGTCAGCGAGAACGAAGATGA
- a CDS encoding DNA-binding protein, whose amino-acid sequence MSSEIATLERVKGAVVALRQGGSKVTASKVMDLIGGGSKSTIIAHMRTLRNGAGDEQEVPAAVIEMARSALSDIYEAGRRAEADKLRAWSERMSLVVDEQDAEIQEFADECSRLEQATDNLSDQLQQLAAENAALHARSEKLEAENSELGRQLAEERGRATDELQKALSRVEVLVARTPQHGTSKFKRDLRTISLRRPPKA is encoded by the coding sequence ATGAGTAGTGAAATTGCGACCCTAGAGCGCGTCAAAGGCGCCGTAGTAGCTCTGCGACAGGGCGGCTCCAAAGTTACCGCCAGCAAGGTCATGGATCTGATCGGTGGCGGGAGCAAAAGCACGATCATCGCTCACATGCGTACGCTTAGGAACGGTGCCGGTGATGAACAAGAGGTCCCCGCCGCAGTTATTGAGATGGCTCGCTCTGCCCTGTCGGATATCTACGAAGCCGGCCGGAGAGCCGAAGCAGATAAGCTGCGGGCCTGGTCCGAGCGTATGTCACTGGTCGTCGACGAGCAGGATGCGGAGATCCAGGAGTTCGCTGACGAGTGCTCACGTCTGGAGCAAGCTACGGACAACCTCTCCGATCAGCTCCAGCAACTTGCTGCAGAAAACGCGGCTCTACATGCGCGTTCAGAAAAACTCGAAGCAGAGAATTCAGAGCTTGGAAGGCAGCTGGCCGAGGAGCGCGGGCGTGCGACAGACGAGCTTCAAAAGGCGCTATCAAGAGTGGAGGTATTGGTGGCCAGAACTCCTCAGCATGGTACCTCGAAGTTCAAGCGGGATCTCCGAACCATTTCCCTTCGAAGGCCGCCCAAGGCTTAG
- the tnpC gene encoding IS66 family transposase, with the protein MLDAAELPDDIAALKAMLIAAEVRDQRKDERIAQLEKLVAAFKQAAFGRRSEKSDPDQFELALEDLEMAIAVVQAAEDAEDRLARRPAKPRSTNRGSLPKHLPRIEEIIEPESLVCGCGGGLHCIGEDVSERLDVIPAQFRVIVTRRPKYACRSCTDGVVQAPAPARLIPGGLPTEATVAHVLVSKYADHLPLYRQAQIFSRQGVDLDRSTLADWVGRAAFELRPVYAALMADLKRSSKLFMDETRAPVLDPGARKTKTGYFWALARDDRPWNGTAPPGVAFTYAPGRGGLHAEQILQGFGGILQVDGYAGYNRLIAPGRVGAGIQLAYCWAHARRKLIEITRAGTAPIAEEGVRLIGELYTIEAEIRGLGPEQRLAARQERSGPAVARTKAWLDLHRARVSAKAPLGEALSYIAKYWSGLVLFLTDGRIELDNNTVERTIRPIALNRKNALFAGHDAGAENWAVIASLIETCKLNAVDPYAWLAATLHAIIADYKQSRINDLLPWNYAAKLGD; encoded by the coding sequence ATGCTCGATGCCGCCGAACTTCCCGATGACATTGCTGCCCTCAAGGCGATGCTGATCGCAGCGGAGGTGCGTGATCAGCGCAAGGACGAGCGGATCGCTCAACTGGAAAAGCTGGTTGCCGCGTTCAAGCAGGCGGCCTTCGGGCGTCGATCGGAAAAGAGCGACCCGGACCAGTTCGAGCTGGCGCTGGAGGATCTGGAAATGGCAATCGCGGTTGTCCAGGCCGCGGAGGACGCCGAGGACCGGCTGGCCCGACGTCCGGCCAAGCCGCGCAGTACCAATCGTGGTTCACTCCCCAAACACCTGCCGCGGATCGAAGAGATCATCGAACCCGAAAGCCTGGTCTGTGGCTGTGGCGGCGGGCTGCACTGCATCGGCGAGGACGTCTCCGAGCGGCTCGACGTGATCCCGGCCCAGTTCCGCGTGATCGTGACCCGTCGCCCCAAATATGCCTGCCGGTCCTGCACCGACGGCGTGGTGCAGGCGCCGGCGCCCGCTCGGCTGATCCCTGGCGGGCTGCCGACCGAGGCCACGGTCGCCCATGTCCTGGTCAGCAAGTATGCGGACCACCTCCCGCTCTATCGCCAGGCGCAGATCTTCAGTCGTCAGGGTGTTGATCTGGACCGCTCAACGCTGGCCGACTGGGTTGGTCGGGCCGCCTTCGAGTTGCGTCCGGTCTATGCTGCCCTAATGGCGGATCTGAAGCGCTCATCCAAGCTGTTCATGGATGAAACTCGCGCGCCAGTGCTCGATCCCGGTGCCCGCAAAACCAAGACCGGATACTTCTGGGCCCTGGCCCGCGATGATCGTCCCTGGAATGGCACCGCACCACCCGGTGTTGCCTTCACCTATGCCCCGGGCCGAGGTGGTCTTCATGCCGAACAGATATTGCAGGGCTTTGGCGGCATCCTGCAGGTGGATGGCTATGCCGGCTACAACCGACTGATCGCGCCCGGCCGCGTCGGCGCGGGTATCCAACTCGCCTATTGCTGGGCCCATGCCCGTCGCAAGCTGATCGAGATCACGCGCGCCGGCACCGCCCCGATTGCGGAAGAGGGTGTGCGGCTCATCGGCGAGCTCTATACCATCGAAGCCGAGATCCGAGGCCTGGGCCCCGAACAGCGTCTCGCTGCTCGCCAGGAACGATCCGGACCAGCCGTCGCCCGGACAAAGGCTTGGCTCGACCTTCATCGCGCCCGCGTCTCCGCGAAAGCGCCGCTTGGGGAGGCCTTGAGCTACATCGCCAAATACTGGTCGGGGTTAGTGCTGTTCCTCACCGATGGCCGCATCGAGCTCGACAACAATACCGTTGAGCGGACCATCCGCCCGATCGCGCTGAACCGGAAGAACGCGCTCTTCGCCGGCCATGATGCCGGTGCTGAAAACTGGGCTGTCATCGCCTCGTTGATCGAAACCTGCAAGCTCAACGCTGTCGATCCCTATGCCTGGCTGGCCGCAACACTCCACGCCATCATCGCCGACTACAAGCAGAGCCGCATCAACGATCTGCTGCCGTGGAACTATGCTGCAAAGCTGGGCGATTGA
- the tnpB gene encoding IS66 family insertion sequence element accessory protein TnpB (TnpB, as the term is used for proteins encoded by IS66 family insertion elements, is considered an accessory protein, since TnpC, encoded by a neighboring gene, is a DDE family transposase.) — protein sequence MIFPSNRVRIMVATKPIDFRKGHDSLAALVKNVLHEDPFTGTVFVFRARKSDRLKLLYWDGTGLVMAYKRLEEHNFSWPAVKDGLMTLSHAQFEALFSGLDWRRVRAVEARAPEAVE from the coding sequence ATGATCTTCCCCTCGAACCGGGTGCGGATCATGGTAGCCACCAAGCCGATCGACTTCCGCAAAGGTCACGACAGCCTGGCTGCGCTGGTCAAGAACGTGTTGCACGAGGACCCGTTCACCGGCACGGTCTTCGTGTTCCGTGCTCGCAAAAGCGATCGGCTGAAGTTGCTCTACTGGGATGGCACGGGTCTCGTCATGGCCTACAAGCGCCTCGAAGAGCACAACTTCAGCTGGCCTGCGGTGAAGGACGGCCTGATGACGTTGAGCCACGCGCAGTTCGAGGCGCTGTTCTCTGGGCTCGACTGGCGGCGGGTTCGGGCGGTAGAAGCGCGGGCACCAGAAGCGGTCGAATAA
- the tnpA gene encoding IS66-like element accessory protein TnpA — protein MDAPLEFLTSGGRRRRNRQWPDDEKARIVAETLRPGTTVGEVALRHGLKANHVSSWRTMARNGKLVLPAPKDQMEFATLMVAPVVEDVTAAEPVAAVGPEIVLGSVVIRLEPGASARRIASVVRALTAIT, from the coding sequence ATGGACGCTCCATTGGAGTTTCTCACAAGTGGCGGTAGGCGCCGCCGCAACCGGCAATGGCCCGATGATGAGAAGGCTCGGATTGTCGCCGAGACACTTCGACCTGGGACCACGGTGGGCGAGGTCGCGCTGCGGCATGGTCTGAAGGCCAACCATGTCTCCTCGTGGCGGACGATGGCTAGAAACGGGAAGCTGGTGCTACCGGCGCCAAAGGACCAGATGGAGTTCGCGACGTTGATGGTCGCTCCAGTCGTTGAGGATGTAACGGCGGCGGAACCAGTGGCGGCGGTCGGGCCGGAGATCGTGCTGGGATCGGTGGTCATCCGGCTGGAGCCAGGCGCCTCCGCGCGCCGGATTGCTTCGGTCGTTCGTGCACTGACGGCGATCACATGA
- a CDS encoding helix-turn-helix domain-containing protein yields MESRFESHIPIHVTSGQIRAARAFLGWSREEAASACGVSRATLARLEQSDHLLKSSTLASILQAFEARGVVFFQDQWGCGVALRHAPGHSS; encoded by the coding sequence ATGGAATCGCGATTCGAATCTCACATCCCTATTCACGTGACCTCCGGCCAGATCAGGGCGGCGCGCGCCTTCCTAGGCTGGTCCCGAGAAGAGGCAGCTTCCGCGTGCGGAGTGAGCAGAGCGACCCTGGCGCGGCTGGAACAGAGTGACCACCTCCTCAAGAGCAGTACACTTGCGAGTATACTGCAGGCCTTCGAGGCTCGTGGCGTAGTTTTCTTTCAGGACCAGTGGGGGTGTGGTGTCGCTCTAAGACACGCGCCGGGGCACAGCAGCTAA
- a CDS encoding chorismate mutase, producing MIIDHHAIPQELVALRSSIDNLDASLIFILSERFKLTQKVGELKAANQLPAADPAREDLQISRLRQMALEARLDPVFAERFLRFVIDEVIRHHKAAATADKTT from the coding sequence ATGATCATCGACCATCATGCTATTCCACAAGAGCTCGTGGCGTTGCGATCAAGCATCGACAACCTGGACGCCTCCCTCATTTTCATCTTATCCGAGAGATTCAAGCTGACGCAGAAGGTCGGTGAGTTGAAGGCTGCCAATCAGTTGCCGGCAGCAGACCCCGCGCGAGAGGATCTTCAGATTTCCCGCCTCCGCCAAATGGCTCTCGAGGCTCGCTTAGACCCGGTGTTCGCAGAGCGCTTCCTGCGTTTTGTTATTGACGAGGTCATTCGCCACCATAAAGCAGCTGCTACTGCTGATAAGACTACTTGA
- a CDS encoding type II 3-dehydroquinate dehydratase, whose product MKPIYVLNGPNLNRLGKREPHIYGHTTLAEVEALCRVASPDRPLEFRQTNSEEQLILWVHEAIDEAAAIIINPAAFTFTSLALLDALKMFSGPIIEFHITNVHRREQIYHRSYVSMVATAVMAGLGAEGYGVAVRAIEKMISKAETNAV is encoded by the coding sequence ATGAAACCGATCTATGTACTGAATGGTCCCAACCTGAACCGCTTGGGAAAACGCGAGCCCCACATCTATGGGCATACCACTCTCGCGGAGGTTGAAGCATTGTGCCGAGTGGCGTCGCCAGATCGCCCTCTAGAGTTTCGCCAGACAAACAGCGAAGAGCAGCTGATACTGTGGGTTCACGAAGCGATCGATGAGGCAGCAGCCATCATCATCAATCCGGCCGCCTTCACCTTTACCTCGCTCGCTCTGCTCGACGCCCTCAAAATGTTCAGCGGACCGATCATCGAATTCCACATCACCAATGTGCACCGTAGGGAGCAGATCTACCATCGGTCATATGTATCGATGGTGGCGACAGCGGTGATGGCGGGCCTCGGTGCTGAAGGCTATGGTGTGGCTGTTCGCGCAATTGAGAAGATGATCTCCAAGGCCGAAACTAATGCCGTTTAG
- a CDS encoding TRAP transporter large permease, with amino-acid sequence MMLSLPFNLALVAIVGLALLGLPMGLAMICGSIMYLLARGQDMGIAAEQLLNGMYSNYIMLAVPLFILAAEIMNSGSLSERLLKWCDALVGRFRGGLAQVNVLQSMVFAGMSGSAVADAAGSGKMMQFMMTKDGKYTPSYAAALTAATAVVGPIIPPSIPMVLYALISDASIGYLFLAGVVPGLLMCLSMMVLITITARIKQFPIEAPTPLRQIPRMTWEALPVLMMPAVLMFGIYGGITTPTEAAAIAAFYALVVSVVIYRSVSAKELYKSLATSSKTTASIGMLIAGALVFNYVVTIENIPRSLSAILVSWDLNPITFLIAMNILLLLLGCLLEGTTILLVIVPILIPTAQALGIDMVHLGVVVVVNIMLGLITPPFGLLLFIMTRISGSTMRELVVDVLPFLFALLGALMLFTFVPDTVLWLPRLFGYQG; translated from the coding sequence TTGATGCTGTCCCTTCCCTTTAACCTAGCTCTGGTTGCAATCGTCGGTCTGGCTCTACTCGGCTTGCCAATGGGACTGGCGATGATATGCGGTTCCATCATGTACTTGCTCGCACGCGGGCAGGACATGGGCATCGCTGCTGAACAGCTTCTCAACGGCATGTACTCCAACTACATCATGTTGGCCGTGCCGCTATTCATCCTGGCTGCCGAGATCATGAACTCCGGTTCCCTCTCGGAACGTTTGCTCAAGTGGTGCGACGCGCTTGTCGGCCGGTTTAGAGGCGGGCTGGCACAGGTTAACGTGCTCCAGTCTATGGTCTTTGCCGGGATGTCCGGGTCGGCGGTTGCCGACGCTGCGGGCAGCGGCAAGATGATGCAGTTCATGATGACCAAGGACGGCAAATACACTCCGAGCTACGCTGCTGCACTCACGGCGGCCACTGCGGTAGTTGGTCCGATCATCCCTCCCTCTATTCCTATGGTGCTCTACGCGCTGATTTCGGACGCGTCGATCGGGTACCTCTTCCTTGCTGGCGTGGTTCCGGGTTTGCTCATGTGCTTGTCGATGATGGTGCTCATCACCATCACCGCACGGATCAAACAGTTCCCGATCGAGGCTCCAACGCCGCTCCGGCAGATTCCCCGAATGACGTGGGAGGCTCTTCCGGTCCTGATGATGCCGGCTGTCCTGATGTTCGGCATCTACGGAGGCATAACCACACCCACGGAGGCGGCTGCGATTGCCGCGTTTTACGCCCTGGTAGTTTCGGTGGTCATCTATCGCAGCGTAAGCGCGAAAGAGCTCTACAAATCTCTTGCCACCAGCTCCAAAACGACCGCTTCGATCGGCATGCTCATCGCGGGCGCCTTGGTCTTCAACTACGTCGTAACCATCGAGAACATACCTCGGAGCCTCAGCGCGATCTTGGTGTCATGGGATCTGAATCCGATCACCTTTTTGATCGCGATGAATATTCTGCTGCTGCTACTCGGTTGCCTTCTAGAGGGCACGACGATCCTGCTGGTTATCGTACCAATCCTGATTCCGACAGCCCAGGCACTCGGTATCGATATGGTGCATCTGGGAGTTGTCGTGGTCGTAAACATCATGCTCGGTCTGATTACTCCACCGTTCGGATTGCTGCTGTTCATCATGACCAGAATCTCTGGCTCGACCATGCGTGAGCTCGTTGTCGACGTACTCCCCTTCCTGTTTGCGCTTCTGGGCGCTTTGATGTTGTTCACCTTCGTGCCTGACACGGTCCTTTGGCTTCCAAGGCTGTTCGGTTACCAAGGCTAG
- a CDS encoding TRAP transporter small permease, which produces MYGRLARAGAWLHARAENVLAGMLAAMFAVFILQIVARYLINMSIGWTHEISVVLWLWLVLFGTAFVVADHEEIRFDLFYGTASKGVFRVMVVVTAIAVIALFGISLPAVLDYVTFMKVEETAYLNIRFDYLYAIYPIFAVAVIIRQFWRGCRAIWGRDDRESDPTKVSSGV; this is translated from the coding sequence ATGTATGGACGTCTAGCCCGGGCTGGAGCCTGGCTGCATGCTCGCGCAGAAAACGTGCTTGCGGGGATGCTCGCGGCGATGTTCGCGGTATTCATTCTTCAGATCGTTGCCCGCTATCTCATCAACATGTCTATCGGGTGGACGCATGAGATCAGCGTGGTCCTCTGGCTCTGGCTGGTACTCTTCGGGACCGCCTTCGTCGTCGCTGATCACGAGGAGATCCGATTCGATCTCTTTTACGGCACTGCAAGCAAGGGGGTGTTTCGCGTGATGGTGGTTGTGACCGCCATAGCAGTGATCGCCTTGTTCGGCATCTCGCTACCTGCCGTGCTCGACTACGTGACTTTCATGAAGGTGGAAGAGACCGCGTATCTGAATATCCGTTTCGACTACCTCTACGCCATCTATCCCATATTCGCTGTAGCAGTGATCATCAGGCAGTTCTGGCGGGGTTGCCGGGCCATCTGGGGCAGGGATGACCGGGAATCCGATCCTACCAAAGTGAGCTCAGGTGTTTGA
- the dctP gene encoding TRAP transporter substrate-binding protein DctP translates to MNFSLTRRALIAGGLMLATVLPSFAQDDSVIRFSAVFSEQDIRAEMMELFASQIGDEFTFEPYYGGNLFKQGTELVALQRGNLEMGNIAPQDISNQIPEWSVLTSAYLFRDAEHLRAFFDSELGAEFKKMAEDQLGIHILGPTYFGTRQVGLRIDKEINTPEDMAGVKLRMPGGDAWQFLGEALGANPTPMAYAEVYTGLQTGAIDGQDNPLPNVENMKFFEVMSQIVLTSHLVGYDLLVVDKGTWDSLSPEQQAEFQAAADAAIDFSQQAHLKQEEELVAQFENAGLKIYEPDLDAFRSFAQQKYLDSELSESWPEGVLDQINAL, encoded by the coding sequence ATGAACTTTTCACTAACCCGGCGGGCCCTCATTGCCGGTGGCCTGATGCTCGCAACTGTTCTGCCGAGCTTTGCCCAGGACGACTCGGTAATTCGGTTTTCCGCAGTGTTCTCGGAGCAGGACATTCGAGCTGAGATGATGGAGCTGTTCGCCAGCCAGATTGGCGACGAGTTTACCTTCGAGCCTTATTACGGTGGAAACCTGTTCAAGCAGGGAACCGAACTTGTCGCCCTGCAGCGCGGCAACCTCGAGATGGGGAACATCGCCCCTCAGGATATATCGAACCAGATCCCCGAGTGGTCCGTCTTGACCTCCGCATATCTGTTCCGCGATGCTGAGCACCTGCGCGCTTTCTTCGATAGCGAACTCGGCGCCGAGTTCAAGAAGATGGCCGAAGATCAGCTCGGCATCCATATCCTGGGGCCGACGTATTTCGGTACGCGGCAGGTCGGGTTGCGCATCGACAAGGAGATCAACACCCCTGAAGACATGGCTGGGGTGAAGCTGCGCATGCCGGGCGGAGACGCATGGCAATTCCTTGGGGAGGCCCTTGGCGCTAACCCCACTCCGATGGCATATGCTGAAGTTTACACAGGGCTGCAGACCGGAGCTATCGACGGCCAGGACAATCCACTGCCGAACGTCGAGAACATGAAGTTTTTCGAAGTGATGTCACAGATCGTCCTGACCTCGCACCTCGTCGGTTATGACCTTTTGGTGGTGGACAAAGGTACTTGGGATTCTTTGTCGCCAGAGCAGCAGGCTGAGTTCCAAGCTGCCGCTGACGCGGCAATTGACTTTAGCCAGCAGGCACACCTCAAGCAGGAAGAGGAGCTGGTTGCGCAGTTCGAAAATGCCGGTCTGAAGATCTATGAGCCGGACCTCGATGCCTTCCGCTCCTTCGCGCAGCAGAAGTACCTAGACTCTGAGCTGTCAGAGTCTTGGCCGGAAGGCGTGCTGGACCAGATCAACGCCCTCTAA
- a CDS encoding GntR family transcriptional regulator translates to MVVSVSRGEQPGETIGATAYRRLRRDIINGELLPGQRLRLENLRERYGVSVSTLREILSQLVSESFVVAEGQRGFEVSAATANDLKEVGDLRLLLENHALALSLKQGDLDWEAAVVAAFHKLSSIEQRLLNGETEHTPAWIACDFAFHQALISACNSRSMLTLHSSVFDRFLRYHMIAKSFRGAGVAKDHEALFQLALARDVEGAQRMLEGHVSKGIKHILATGTLT, encoded by the coding sequence ATGGTCGTGTCGGTGAGCAGGGGCGAGCAGCCCGGGGAAACCATTGGAGCCACAGCTTACCGGCGGTTGCGGAGAGATATCATCAACGGGGAGCTGCTACCCGGCCAGAGGCTGCGCTTAGAGAACCTGCGAGAACGGTACGGAGTGAGTGTCAGTACTCTCCGCGAAATTCTCAGCCAGCTGGTCAGCGAGTCTTTCGTAGTGGCTGAGGGGCAACGGGGGTTTGAGGTGAGTGCTGCTACCGCCAACGACCTAAAGGAAGTGGGCGACCTGCGCCTGCTGCTGGAAAATCACGCGCTAGCACTGTCGCTCAAGCAGGGAGACCTGGATTGGGAGGCTGCGGTAGTTGCGGCCTTTCACAAGCTCTCCTCGATCGAGCAGCGGCTTCTAAACGGCGAGACAGAGCATACTCCGGCTTGGATCGCCTGCGACTTCGCCTTCCATCAGGCGCTCATCTCGGCCTGCAACTCACGTTCGATGTTGACGCTGCATTCATCGGTGTTCGACCGCTTCCTGCGCTATCACATGATAGCCAAGAGCTTCAGGGGGGCAGGAGTTGCGAAGGACCACGAGGCACTGTTCCAGCTTGCGCTCGCGCGCGACGTAGAAGGCGCTCAGAGGATGCTGGAGGGACACGTGAGCAAGGGCATCAAGCACATATTGGCGACGGGTACCCTGACCTAG
- a CDS encoding shikimate dehydrogenase — protein MSAQEPSSYLSGLRAQHLHPTAENVTIGLVGRGIAGSLSPLMHEQEGARLGLAYKYHLIDFDQLGYSDSVLGDVVQAAHASGFSGLNVTYPFKQAVLSFLDELSPEASSIGAVNTVVFGSGLKKGFNTDVWGFAESFRRSLGDVRKDRVLQIGAGGAGAAVAHALVALGARNLDIVDKDLARAESLLSRLGLDQVSGRALHENPADLSGYSGVVNATPVGMTKFPGVPVEPDGIAPDQWVADVVYFPRETALVQKARSRGSAVLSGGGMAIFQAVRALELFTGRAADVKAMTKTFEEAVASSG, from the coding sequence GTGTCAGCTCAAGAGCCATCGTCCTATCTCAGTGGTTTGAGAGCGCAGCACCTGCACCCAACAGCTGAGAACGTGACCATAGGCTTGGTCGGCAGGGGTATTGCGGGCTCTCTCTCCCCGCTGATGCACGAGCAGGAGGGTGCTCGCTTAGGACTGGCCTACAAGTACCACCTCATCGACTTCGATCAGCTTGGGTACTCCGACTCCGTTCTGGGCGATGTGGTGCAGGCCGCCCATGCGTCTGGTTTCAGCGGGCTGAACGTGACGTACCCTTTCAAACAAGCGGTGCTCTCTTTTCTCGACGAACTTTCTCCCGAAGCTAGTTCCATCGGCGCAGTGAACACTGTCGTGTTTGGCTCAGGTCTGAAGAAAGGGTTCAATACCGATGTCTGGGGCTTCGCCGAAAGCTTCAGAAGAAGCCTCGGCGACGTCCGGAAAGATCGGGTACTACAGATCGGCGCCGGTGGTGCGGGTGCGGCGGTGGCGCACGCCTTGGTGGCTCTTGGTGCGAGGAATCTGGATATTGTCGACAAGGATCTGGCTCGGGCAGAAAGCCTTCTTTCGCGCCTTGGGCTAGATCAAGTCTCCGGCCGAGCCCTTCATGAGAACCCGGCGGACCTCAGCGGGTATTCGGGAGTGGTAAATGCAACTCCTGTTGGAATGACCAAGTTTCCGGGCGTTCCTGTCGAGCCCGACGGGATCGCTCCTGACCAGTGGGTGGCGGACGTTGTGTATTTTCCGCGAGAGACTGCCCTCGTACAAAAGGCTCGCTCTCGCGGCTCTGCAGTTCTCTCCGGCGGTGGAATGGCCATCTTCCAGGCGGTTAGGGCATTAGAGCTGTTTACCGGTAGGGCGGCTGACGTGAAAGCGATGACCAAGACTTTTGAAGAGGCCGTTGCCAGTTCGGGATGA
- a CDS encoding TetR/AcrR family transcriptional regulator, giving the protein MRTENPVKAPRPSARTQDPEGTRQNIIEVASQEFAENGLAGARIDEIAAKTRFSKRMIYYYFRDKEGLYLSALEHAYSQVREGEAHLDIDGLAPTEALQRITEFTFDHHHQHEAFIRMVMIENIHGAQYLKKSEAISRLNVTAISHIQALYEKGVGEGVFRPGLDPLDIHWQISALCFFNVSNRATFSHLFGRDMGAQSVQKALRQNTVEMVARYVMLHP; this is encoded by the coding sequence ATGAGAACGGAAAACCCCGTCAAGGCACCTCGTCCATCTGCGCGTACCCAAGACCCCGAAGGCACCCGGCAGAACATCATCGAGGTAGCATCCCAGGAGTTTGCGGAAAACGGATTAGCAGGTGCTCGCATTGACGAGATTGCCGCCAAGACGCGCTTCAGCAAGCGCATGATTTACTACTATTTTAGGGACAAAGAAGGACTTTACCTGAGCGCACTGGAGCACGCCTACAGCCAAGTGCGAGAGGGTGAGGCCCATCTGGACATTGACGGCCTTGCACCTACCGAGGCTCTGCAAAGGATAACCGAATTCACCTTTGACCACCACCATCAGCACGAGGCGTTCATTCGCATGGTGATGATCGAAAACATTCATGGCGCTCAGTATCTAAAAAAGTCCGAAGCCATAAGCAGGCTCAACGTTACCGCCATCAGCCACATCCAAGCTCTTTATGAGAAAGGCGTTGGCGAAGGTGTCTTCCGCCCCGGCCTAGACCCACTGGATATTCATTGGCAGATCAGCGCCCTATGCTTCTTCAACGTGTCCAACCGAGCAACTTTCTCTCATCTTTTTGGTAGGGACATGGGTGCTCAGAGTGTCCAGAAGGCCCTACGGCAGAACACGGTGGAGATGGTGGCACGCTACGTCATGCTACATCCCTGA